The Sphaeramia orbicularis chromosome 16, fSphaOr1.1, whole genome shotgun sequence genome window below encodes:
- the slc2a3b gene encoding solute carrier family 2, facilitated glucose transporter member 3 gives MQRMEDEKPKKKVTLYLLYCVSTAVIGSLQFGYNTGVINAPEEKLRTFFSNVSMERYGEPFSPESITMVWSFAVAVFSVGGMIGSFSVGAIVNKFGRRKSMLLNNVLALVGGGLMGLSSLSRSFEMVIIGRLIIGVFCGLCTGLTPMYVGEVSPTAVRGAFGTLHQLGVVIGILVAQIFGLEFLLGSSELWPLLLALTILPAVLQSIMLPFCPESPRYLLIVLNQEEEARKALVRLRGHEDVSEDIQEMKEEGMKMAMEKKVTILELFRSPKYRQPIIIAIVLQLSQQLSGINAVFYYSTGIFKTAGVTQPIYATIGAGVVNTVFTVVSLFLVERAGRRTLHLVGLAGMAVCALIMTISLSLVETNKSLSYLAIIAVFGFVASFEMGPGPIPWFIVAELFSQGPRPAAMAIAGFSNWTANFLVGLGFPKLAELCKSYVFIIFMVLLIIFFIFTYLRVPETKGRTFDDIAQGFAASEKSASSPPPDEVVVGLPESKEPIPISPTEKVPMVDLPPEKQ, from the exons ATGCAGCGTATGGAGGATGAAAAG CCAAAGAAGAAGGTGACGTTGTACCTTCTCTACTGTGTTTCAACAGCTGTCATTGGCTCGCTGCAGTTTGGTTACAACACTGGGGTCATCAATGCACCTGAGGAG AAACTGCGAACATTCTTCTCCAACGTGTCTATGGAGCGATATGGAGAGCCCTTCAGCCCTGAATCCATCACCATGGTGTGGAGCTTTGCAGTGGCTGTATTCAGTGTGGGAGGCATGATAGGGTCCTTCTCTGTTGGAGCCATAGTCAACAAATTTGGCAG GCGAAAATCCATGTTATTAAATAATGTCCTAGCTCTGGTGGGTGGAGGTCTTATGGGACTGTCCAGCCTGAGTCGATCGTTTGAGATGGTCATCATTGGGCGCTTGATTATCGGTGTGTTTTGTGGTTTGTGCACGGGACTCACTCCCATGTATGTTGGAGAGGTCTCTCCCACCGCTGTTCGAGGAGCGTTTGGCACTCTGCATCAGCTGGGTGTTGTCATTGGCATCCTGGTGGCACAG ATCTTTGGTCTGGAGTTCCTGCTGGGGTCCTCTGAACTGTGGCCTCTTCTGCTGGCTCTGACCATCTTGCCTGCTGTGCTGCAGAGCATCATGCTGCCCTTCTGCCCCGAGAGCCCCCGCTACCTCCTCATTGTCCTCAACCAGGAGGAGGAAGCGAGGAAAG CACTTGTGCGTCTGCGTGGTCATGAGGACGTGAGTGAAGATATTCAGGAGATGAAAGAAGAAGGCATGAAAATGGCCATGGAAAAGAAAGTGACCATCCTTGAACTCTTCCGCTCTCCAAAGTACCGTCAACCAATCATTATTGCCATTGTTCTGCAGCTCTCTCAGCAGCTGTCTGGCATCAACGCT GTGTTTTACTACTCTACAGGTATATTTAAAACTGCTGGTGTAACTCAGCCAATCTACGCCACAATAGGAGCTGGAGTGGTCAACACTGTGTTCACAGTTGTCTCT CTCTTCTTGGTTGAACGGGCGGGGCGAAGGACATTACATCTTGTTGGTTTGGCTGGAATGGCAGTCTGTGCCCTCATAATGACCATCTCACTTTCTCTTGTG GAGACCAACAAGTCTCTAAGCTACCTGGCCATAATTGCGGTGTTTGGCTTTGTTGCTAGTTTTGAGATGGGTCCAGGTCCCATTCCATGGTTCATCGTAGCTGAGCTCTTCTCCCAGGGGCCCCGACCTGCTGCTATGGCCATTGCTGGTTTCTCCAACTGGACGGCCAATTTCCTGGTGGGACTGGGTTTCCCGAAACTAGCG GAACTTTGTAAGAGTTATGTCTTCATTATCTTCATGGTCCTCCTcatcattttcttcatctttacATATCTGCGAGTGCCTGAGACCAAAGGACGGACCTTTGATGACATTGCTCAGGGATTTGCTGCATCTGAAAAATCTGCCAGCTCCCCGCCACCAGACGAAGTGGTCGTGGGCTTACCTGAGAGTAAAGAACCTATACCCATATCTCCCACAGAAAAAGTTCCCATGGTGGATCTTCCTCCAGAAAAGCAGTGA